From the genome of Cytobacillus luteolus, one region includes:
- the spoIIIAA gene encoding stage III sporulation protein AA — translation MEEVLSVLPKSISSQLMSYSLSEQERIEEVRVRVSRPLEVIISGNPHFHKYIITPEDGMQLLNKLSHYSIYTLEEELKRGYVTIQGGHRVGLAGKVITENARVKVIRDVTSFNIRIAKQKIGIANSLLPYLYNDDWKNTMIIGPPQTGKTTLLRDIARAISCGEPQFGISSKKVGIVDERSEIAGCVKGIPQHQLGNRIDVLDSCPKAEGMMMMIRSMSPDVIVVDEIGRVEDSEAILEAVNAGVSMVVTVHGHQLSDLYKRPSLRPLLEIGVFERFIELTRSQGPGTVKNILNEAGHILNEVRVT, via the coding sequence ATGGAAGAAGTCCTAAGTGTGTTGCCAAAATCAATTTCGTCACAGCTCATGTCTTACTCTCTTTCCGAACAGGAAAGAATTGAGGAGGTACGCGTTAGGGTTTCAAGGCCACTTGAAGTCATCATTAGTGGCAACCCCCATTTTCATAAGTATATCATCACACCTGAAGATGGAATGCAACTTCTAAATAAGCTAAGCCACTATTCAATTTATACTCTTGAAGAGGAATTAAAGCGTGGCTATGTCACCATTCAAGGTGGCCATAGGGTTGGACTAGCTGGGAAGGTCATAACTGAAAACGCACGGGTAAAGGTAATCCGTGATGTGACCTCCTTTAATATACGAATTGCAAAACAAAAAATTGGGATTGCAAATTCGCTCCTCCCCTATTTATACAATGACGATTGGAAAAACACGATGATTATCGGACCACCTCAGACTGGAAAGACGACATTGCTTCGTGATATTGCCCGAGCAATAAGCTGTGGTGAACCACAATTTGGTATCAGTTCAAAAAAAGTTGGTATAGTCGATGAGCGGTCAGAGATCGCAGGCTGTGTAAAGGGAATTCCGCAGCATCAATTGGGTAATCGAATCGATGTATTAGATTCATGTCCGAAAGCTGAGGGAATGATGATGATGATTCGTTCTATGAGTCCAGATGTCATCGTTGTTGATGAAATTGGACGAGTTGAAGATAGTGAAGCCATATTAGAAGCTGTAAACGCAGGGGTTAGCATGGTGGTAACAGTTCATGGGCATCAACTAAGTGATCTTTACAAGCGACCATCTCTAAGACCCCTATTAGAAATTGGTGTATTCGAGCGGTTCATAGAATTGACACGATCACAAGGACCTGGAACTGTAAAAAATATTTTAAATGAAGCGGGTCATATATTGAATGAAGTGAGAGTGACATAG
- the spoIIIAB gene encoding stage III sporulation protein SpoIIIAB, producing the protein MKLLGAIIILVAATWTGFEAARHLSERPRQLRQLKAALQALEAEIMYGHVPLHEAAIHLAKQMPKPLTWFFEGFAKKLIDGETSVKQAWDKSLEEVWKFTALKQGEQEVLKQFGETLGQHDRNAQQKHIILALTHLEREESEAREKQARYEKMVKSLGFLTGLLLVILLM; encoded by the coding sequence ATGAAATTACTCGGTGCAATCATTATTTTAGTTGCAGCTACTTGGACGGGATTTGAAGCAGCAAGACATTTAAGTGAGCGGCCACGTCAACTTAGACAGCTAAAAGCTGCACTTCAAGCATTGGAGGCTGAAATTATGTATGGACATGTTCCTTTGCATGAAGCAGCGATTCATCTGGCTAAGCAGATGCCTAAACCATTAACTTGGTTTTTTGAGGGGTTTGCCAAAAAACTAATTGATGGTGAGACAAGTGTGAAGCAGGCATGGGATAAAAGCTTGGAGGAAGTTTGGAAGTTCACCGCTTTGAAGCAAGGTGAACAAGAGGTTTTGAAACAGTTTGGTGAAACACTTGGTCAGCATGACCGAAATGCACAACAAAAGCATATCATTCTAGCTCTTACACATTTAGAGAGGGAAGAAAGTGAAGCTAGAGAAAAGCAGGCACGTTATGAAAAGATGGTCAAAAGTTTAGGCTTTTTAACAGGGCTTTTGCTAGTGATTTTATTGATGTAG
- the spoIIIAC gene encoding stage III sporulation protein AC — MGVDVNIIFQIAGVGIVVAFLHTILDQMGKKEYAQWVTLLGFIYILFMVATIVDDLFKKIKAVFLFQG, encoded by the coding sequence ATGGGAGTCGATGTAAATATCATTTTTCAGATAGCGGGTGTTGGAATTGTAGTTGCATTTCTCCACACAATTTTGGATCAGATGGGAAAGAAAGAGTATGCTCAATGGGTTACTCTACTGGGCTTTATATATATTCTCTTCATGGTAGCAACAATTGTTGATGATTTATTTAAAAAGATAAAAGCTGTGTTTCTCTTTCAGGGATAA
- the spoIIIAD gene encoding stage III sporulation protein AD: protein MEILQIVGLGLIATFLALIVKEQKPTFAFMLVVFVGCVIFLFLIDQVYEIIRMLEKIALNANVNMVYVETILKIIGIAYIAEFGAQITKDAGQGAIASKIELGGKILILAMAIPILTVIIETIIGLIPR from the coding sequence ATTGAAATTCTTCAAATCGTAGGACTAGGATTAATAGCAACTTTCCTAGCATTAATCGTTAAAGAACAAAAGCCCACTTTTGCTTTTATGCTCGTTGTATTTGTTGGTTGCGTCATTTTTTTATTTTTAATTGATCAAGTATACGAGATTATAAGAATGCTAGAAAAAATAGCATTAAATGCAAATGTCAACATGGTATATGTTGAGACAATTTTAAAAATCATCGGTATTGCCTACATCGCCGAGTTTGGAGCGCAAATTACGAAAGATGCGGGCCAAGGTGCGATCGCTTCTAAAATTGAATTAGGTGGAAAAATATTAATATTGGCAATGGCAATACCAATCCTTACTGTCATCATCGAAACAATCATTGGTCTAATACCTAGATAA
- the spoIIIAE gene encoding stage III sporulation protein AE translates to MKRALTVILPMLVFLLFFIPDNVQASPPQQDLVDKQLEKLGIEEIKRYWEEITTVYGGFLPESQKGSLVDFISGEKKFSIKEWLIGFLKYLFYELLANGKLLSTLIMLTIFSMFLQTLQNSFEKSTVSKVAYALVYMVLIIIALNSFRVAISYAEEAISTMTNFILALVPLLLALMASSGGLISAAFFHPIIIFLMNTSGLLIQYVVLPLLFLSALLSIVSTLSDHYKVTQLAQLIRNISIGLLGTFLTIFLGVISVQGASAAVSDGITIRTAKFITGNFVPVIGRMFTDATDTIISASVLLKNTVGIVGVAILLLLAAFPAIKILSLALIYKIAAALLQPLGGGPVIACLDIISKSVIYIFAALAIVSLMFFLSMTVIIAAGNLTMMVR, encoded by the coding sequence TTGAAGCGAGCTCTTACAGTCATTCTACCTATGTTAGTATTCTTACTATTTTTTATTCCAGACAATGTACAAGCTTCTCCCCCACAGCAGGATCTAGTAGATAAACAATTAGAAAAGCTTGGAATTGAAGAAATTAAACGATATTGGGAAGAAATCACTACCGTATATGGTGGTTTTCTACCAGAGAGTCAAAAAGGAAGTTTAGTCGACTTCATAAGTGGAGAAAAGAAATTCTCAATTAAAGAATGGCTCATTGGATTTCTTAAATATCTATTCTATGAATTGTTAGCGAATGGAAAACTCTTAAGTACATTGATTATGCTTACCATTTTCAGCATGTTTCTCCAAACATTACAAAATTCATTTGAGAAAAGTACAGTAAGCAAAGTCGCATATGCATTAGTGTATATGGTGCTAATAATCATTGCATTAAATAGTTTTAGAGTAGCCATTTCTTATGCTGAAGAAGCCATCTCAACAATGACGAATTTTATTCTCGCGTTAGTGCCACTATTGCTTGCATTAATGGCCTCATCAGGTGGACTTATATCAGCAGCCTTCTTTCATCCAATTATTATTTTCTTAATGAACACGAGTGGATTACTAATTCAATATGTCGTGTTGCCTCTTCTCTTTTTATCAGCATTACTAAGTATTGTGAGTACATTGAGTGATCATTACAAGGTGACCCAGCTCGCACAGTTAATACGAAATATTAGTATAGGTTTATTAGGAACGTTTTTGACAATCTTCTTAGGTGTTATTTCCGTACAAGGGGCATCTGCAGCTGTATCGGATGGAATTACCATTCGAACAGCCAAATTTATTACTGGAAACTTTGTACCTGTCATTGGACGAATGTTTACAGATGCTACTGACACAATTATCAGTGCATCCGTCCTATTAAAAAATACAGTAGGTATCGTGGGAGTAGCGATTCTCTTGTTATTAGCTGCCTTTCCGGCAATTAAGATATTGTCTTTAGCCTTAATCTATAAAATTGCTGCCGCTTTGTTACAACCATTAGGTGGGGGACCGGTTATTGCGTGTCTAGATATTATTAGTAAAAGTGTCATCTATATTTTTGCTGCACTTGCAATTGTATCTCTCATGTTTTTCTTAAGTATGACAGTGATTATTGCTGCTGGGAACCTGACAATGATGGTCCGATAG
- the spoIIIAF gene encoding stage III sporulation protein AF, producing the protein MEFLADWITNIILFILLATVVEMLLPNSSMQKYVKMVVGLLLIVIILTPLFQLLTQDFEQTFASLRVSPQNNEKNIENLIEIKKKEIQASNRAYILEEMAVQMKTEVEEEMVQEYGLTVEKVLLFPKEESIEITSPDDLSSIEVVLSKLDKDPNAVAVVKPVIIDTSKQTQIETNQPIVKEIASYLASIWGSNPEQIVVSVEGGKK; encoded by the coding sequence GTGGAATTTTTAGCAGATTGGATTACAAATATTATTCTTTTTATCCTACTAGCAACCGTCGTTGAAATGCTTCTACCAAATTCTAGTATGCAAAAATATGTAAAGATGGTAGTTGGTTTATTGCTTATCGTGATTATCTTAACACCACTTTTCCAGCTTTTGACTCAGGATTTCGAACAAACCTTCGCTAGTTTAAGGGTTTCACCGCAAAATAATGAAAAAAATATAGAAAATTTAATAGAAATTAAGAAAAAAGAAATACAAGCCTCAAACCGTGCATATATTTTAGAAGAAATGGCTGTCCAAATGAAAACTGAAGTGGAAGAGGAGATGGTGCAGGAATATGGTTTGACTGTTGAAAAGGTACTTCTTTTTCCAAAAGAAGAAAGCATAGAGATTACCTCACCCGATGATTTGAGCTCAATCGAGGTAGTTCTCTCAAAGCTAGACAAAGATCCAAATGCGGTTGCGGTTGTAAAGCCAGTTATTATTGACACCTCCAAACAGACACAAATTGAAACCAATCAACCAATTGTAAAAGAAATTGCTAGTTATCTAGCTAGTATTTGGGGATCTAATCCAGAACAAATAGTCGTATCTGTGGAAGGGGGGAAGAAATAG
- the spoIIIAG gene encoding stage III sporulation protein AG produces the protein MGKEQGFLETIKKMFNQSKEDQSDPPTKKPPKYHYLLLVLALGIGFMLVSNLLNSNNQPQSSMPVTKQESVDEPTFGQKKDLEQAAISEYEVRYENQLKEALETIVGVSDVSVVVNVDATETKVLQTNTITNSQSTDETDREGGKRKVEDLSKDEQVVIIRQGEEETPIVIKIEKPAIRGVLVVAKGVDNIQIKKMVVEAVTRALDVPSHRVAVLPKKSKGES, from the coding sequence ATGGGGAAGGAACAAGGATTTTTAGAAACAATTAAAAAGATGTTTAATCAATCAAAAGAAGATCAGTCCGATCCTCCAACAAAAAAGCCACCTAAGTATCATTATTTGCTACTCGTTTTAGCACTGGGTATTGGGTTTATGCTAGTTAGTAATTTATTGAACAGCAATAATCAACCCCAATCTTCTATGCCAGTAACAAAACAAGAAAGCGTAGATGAGCCAACATTTGGACAGAAAAAAGATTTAGAGCAAGCGGCTATTTCTGAATACGAGGTTCGCTATGAGAACCAGCTAAAAGAAGCATTGGAAACAATTGTAGGTGTGAGTGATGTATCTGTGGTCGTTAATGTTGATGCCACGGAAACGAAGGTTTTACAAACCAATACTATTACTAACAGCCAATCGACGGATGAAACCGATCGTGAGGGTGGAAAACGTAAGGTAGAGGATCTGTCGAAGGATGAGCAAGTTGTCATTATTAGGCAAGGTGAAGAAGAAACACCAATTGTTATTAAAATTGAAAAGCCAGCCATTAGGGGTGTACTTGTTGTCGCCAAAGGGGTTGACAACATTCAAATAAAAAAAATGGTGGTAGAGGCTGTTACGAGAGCACTAGATGTACCTAGTCATAGAGTGGCAGTTTTACCTAAAAAGTCTAAGGGGGAATCATAA
- a CDS encoding SpoIIIAH-like family protein, whose protein sequence is MLLKKQTVWLLTMLSLVVVLSVYYITSPEGAPEDFAFEQEGVNETAENTDVTTTAEGEEGMEVTIEEAEDGTAISTISSDELFAQLRMDIEDKRAELREQLTAVVASSEVSAEEKNMAMEKMQELTEIAIKESTIETLIKSKGYADALVRADGGKVRITVKAKEHNNAAANDILLLVASELGELQDVAVTFEPAE, encoded by the coding sequence ATGTTATTAAAAAAGCAAACAGTTTGGTTATTAACAATGTTAAGTTTAGTGGTGGTTCTATCAGTCTATTACATTACGTCTCCAGAAGGTGCACCAGAGGATTTTGCATTTGAACAAGAAGGTGTGAATGAAACTGCAGAAAATACAGATGTAACAACAACAGCTGAAGGCGAAGAAGGTATGGAAGTAACAATTGAAGAAGCTGAAGATGGAACTGCTATTTCAACAATCTCTAGTGATGAGCTATTTGCACAACTTCGTATGGATATTGAGGATAAGAGAGCTGAGTTAAGAGAGCAACTAACAGCTGTTGTAGCTTCAAGTGAAGTTTCTGCTGAAGAGAAAAACATGGCTATGGAAAAAATGCAAGAGTTAACAGAAATCGCAATTAAAGAGTCAACAATTGAAACACTAATTAAAAGCAAAGGTTATGCTGACGCTCTAGTAAGAGCTGACGGTGGTAAAGTAAGAATTACAGTTAAGGCAAAAGAGCATAACAATGCAGCTGCAAACGATATTTTATTACTAGTTGCAAGTGAGTTAGGTGAGCTACAAGATGTAGCTGTAACTTTCGAGCCTGCTGAATAA
- a CDS encoding methyl-accepting chemotaxis protein, whose amino-acid sequence MFSLEKMKIEDLIRKNGLVVKATFVSVILAAIVDIALGKELALILSIIIGGFIGVSVVAFLHYTNRFITAIPYIAILFVATVIFTIMQSSISPTAYFLVYFILATSAIYMKRSTLFLGAGLGLLILTVFTYLHHSELVLETKNYGTIYLLFLLVTILLSFQLKMADQLSKNILLAQSKTEEMLVNDLERRKQLEDHTAIISTTIKQVSNQSKESYFASEKMDTAISEIASGVQNQTSTIYDITNSLEHANQLVVQMVNSASELKNKAEYTSNISSDGTKVTKSLLDAITSFNTLLLEMNRKIGSLATKIQETSHFTVSIQEIASQTNLLALNASIEAARAGESGKGFAVVASEVRKLAELTAKTASQISDNLSNVISETKETQENMEMTSKNMSENLNLVKQTDLAFSQISSSIDELKDDILGFDGLSSSIEKTTNSIGIAVNEFSSIIQEANATLEEIASTITEQTKQHYDLSESASKTDKSVQQLLQLYKD is encoded by the coding sequence ATGTTTTCTCTTGAAAAAATGAAAATAGAGGATTTAATTCGTAAAAATGGGCTAGTTGTTAAAGCAACCTTCGTATCTGTTATTCTAGCTGCCATTGTTGATATTGCATTAGGAAAAGAACTTGCTCTCATTTTATCTATTATTATTGGAGGATTTATCGGAGTTTCAGTAGTTGCTTTTCTGCATTACACAAATCGTTTTATAACAGCCATTCCGTACATCGCCATTTTGTTTGTAGCAACTGTCATCTTTACAATTATGCAAAGTAGTATCTCGCCAACAGCTTATTTTCTCGTTTATTTTATTTTAGCTACGTCTGCCATTTACATGAAGCGCTCTACTCTCTTTCTTGGAGCTGGTTTGGGGTTACTAATATTAACTGTTTTTACCTATTTGCATCATTCTGAACTAGTGTTAGAAACAAAAAATTATGGAACCATCTATCTCCTATTTTTACTAGTAACAATTCTACTATCCTTTCAATTAAAAATGGCTGACCAGTTGTCTAAAAATATCTTGTTAGCTCAGTCAAAGACTGAGGAAATGCTTGTTAATGACTTAGAAAGAAGGAAGCAACTAGAGGATCATACTGCGATTATCTCTACAACCATTAAACAAGTGAGTAATCAAAGTAAGGAAAGTTACTTTGCATCTGAGAAAATGGACACTGCTATTTCTGAAATCGCATCAGGCGTACAAAATCAAACAAGCACAATTTATGACATTACAAACTCATTAGAGCACGCTAATCAATTGGTTGTTCAAATGGTAAACTCTGCTTCTGAACTAAAAAATAAAGCTGAATATACATCAAACATTTCTTCAGATGGAACTAAAGTTACAAAAAGCTTACTAGATGCAATTACCTCATTCAACACACTATTACTAGAAATGAATCGCAAAATTGGGAGTTTGGCAACTAAAATTCAAGAGACGTCGCATTTTACAGTGTCTATTCAGGAAATTGCCTCACAAACAAATTTACTAGCTTTAAATGCCTCAATTGAAGCAGCACGTGCTGGGGAAAGTGGAAAAGGATTTGCGGTTGTTGCAAGTGAGGTTCGTAAACTTGCAGAGCTAACTGCAAAAACAGCATCCCAAATCTCGGATAATTTATCGAATGTCATTTCTGAGACAAAGGAAACACAAGAAAACATGGAAATGACTTCTAAGAATATGAGTGAAAATTTAAATTTGGTAAAACAAACAGATCTAGCTTTCTCACAAATTAGTAGCTCCATCGATGAATTAAAAGACGATATCCTTGGATTTGACGGATTAAGTAGCTCTATCGAAAAAACAACAAATTCTATTGGTATAGCAGTAAATGAATTTAGTAGTATTATTCAAGAGGCAAATGCTACCTTAGAAGAAATAGCTTCAACAATTACAGAACAGACAAAACAACATTATGATTTATCAGAGTCTGCTTCCAAGACAGATAAATCTGTACAGCAATTATTACAGTTGTATAAAGATTAA
- the accB gene encoding acetyl-CoA carboxylase biotin carboxyl carrier protein — translation MLKIQEIRELIKLVDQSSIDEFTFEHDGSKIKMKKHNDNTGSVMKHVNQEVQQAPAAVQETVQQAPTAVAAPVAVQAEAPKSVEAASTENLHKITSPMVGTFYAAPSPDTENYVKVGDRVNTNKVVCIVEAMKLFNEIEAEVNGEIVEILVKNGQLVEYGQPLFLVKPE, via the coding sequence ATGCTTAAAATTCAAGAAATACGCGAACTAATTAAACTTGTAGACCAATCTTCTATTGATGAGTTTACTTTCGAACATGATGGCTCAAAAATTAAAATGAAAAAACATAACGACAATACTGGGTCAGTAATGAAACATGTAAATCAAGAAGTACAACAAGCTCCAGCAGCTGTTCAGGAAACTGTTCAACAAGCACCTACTGCTGTGGCAGCACCTGTAGCTGTACAAGCAGAGGCTCCAAAATCGGTAGAAGCAGCATCAACAGAAAACTTACATAAAATAACTTCACCAATGGTAGGAACTTTTTATGCAGCTCCATCACCTGATACCGAAAACTATGTTAAGGTTGGAGACCGCGTAAATACGAATAAAGTTGTTTGTATTGTGGAAGCTATGAAACTTTTCAATGAAATTGAAGCGGAAGTTAATGGAGAAATAGTTGAGATTTTAGTGAAAAATGGACAATTAGTAGAGTACGGACAACCACTATTCCTAGTTAAACCTGAATAA
- the accC gene encoding acetyl-CoA carboxylase biotin carboxylase subunit, with the protein MIKKLLIANRGEIAVRIIRACKELGIETVAVFSEADREALHVQLADEAYCIGPTASKDSYLNVTNIISVAKLTESEAIHPGYGFLAENADFAELCRECNITFVGPSPEAISKMGTKDVARETMKQAGVPIVPGSQGIIKDTDEAIALANEMGYPVIIKATAGGGGKGIRVAKTEEELVKGINITQQEAATAFGNPGVYIEKYIQDFRHVEIQVLADNFGNVIHLGERDCSIQRRLQKLVEETPSPALDATTREKMGEAAVKAAAAVNYSGAGTVEFIYDHNANKFYFMEMNTRIQVEHPVTEMVTGVDLIKEQIKVASNEKLSITQEDVTFTGWSIECRINAENPEKNFMPSPGKIEMYLPPGGLGVRVDSAVYPGYVIPPFYDSMVAKLITYGATREEAIARMKRALSEFVIEGPGVHTTIPFHLKLLNHEKFVDGHFNTKFLELYEVMKS; encoded by the coding sequence ATGATTAAAAAATTGTTAATTGCAAACAGAGGAGAAATTGCCGTTAGGATTATTCGAGCGTGCAAAGAATTAGGTATAGAAACAGTTGCTGTTTTTTCTGAAGCAGATCGTGAAGCCCTTCATGTCCAACTTGCAGATGAAGCCTATTGTATCGGGCCTACTGCCTCAAAAGATAGCTATCTAAATGTTACGAATATCATTAGTGTAGCAAAGCTTACTGAAAGTGAAGCTATTCATCCGGGTTATGGATTTTTGGCTGAAAATGCAGACTTTGCGGAGCTTTGTCGTGAATGTAATATTACATTTGTTGGGCCTAGTCCTGAAGCTATTTCAAAAATGGGGACAAAAGACGTAGCTCGTGAAACGATGAAGCAAGCGGGTGTACCGATTGTTCCAGGTTCACAAGGGATTATTAAGGATACAGATGAAGCAATTGCTTTGGCTAACGAGATGGGTTATCCTGTCATCATTAAGGCAACTGCAGGTGGCGGTGGAAAAGGGATCCGCGTTGCTAAAACAGAGGAAGAGTTAGTAAAAGGAATCAATATAACTCAACAAGAAGCAGCCACTGCATTTGGAAATCCAGGTGTATATATTGAAAAGTACATACAGGATTTCCGTCATGTTGAAATACAAGTATTAGCAGATAATTTCGGAAATGTGATACACTTAGGTGAACGTGATTGCTCCATTCAACGCCGATTACAAAAGTTGGTTGAGGAAACTCCATCTCCAGCTCTTGATGCTACGACAAGAGAAAAAATGGGAGAAGCTGCTGTTAAGGCAGCAGCAGCAGTTAATTATTCTGGTGCTGGAACAGTTGAGTTTATTTACGATCACAATGCAAATAAATTCTACTTCATGGAGATGAACACTCGTATTCAAGTAGAACACCCTGTAACAGAGATGGTTACGGGCGTTGACCTAATTAAGGAACAAATTAAAGTGGCTTCTAATGAAAAGTTATCTATTACGCAAGAAGATGTAACCTTTACTGGTTGGTCGATTGAGTGTAGGATAAATGCAGAGAATCCTGAAAAGAATTTCATGCCTTCACCTGGAAAAATTGAAATGTACTTACCTCCTGGTGGATTAGGAGTTCGTGTTGATTCAGCAGTATATCCAGGCTATGTGATTCCACCATTTTACGATTCGATGGTTGCAAAATTAATTACATACGGTGCAACTAGAGAAGAAGCAATTGCTAGAATGAAGCGTGCATTAAGTGAATTTGTCATTGAAGGTCCTGGTGTTCACACGACAATCCCGTTTCATTTAAAGCTACTAAATCATGAAAAGTTTGTAGATGGTCACTTTAATACAAAGTTTCTTGAATTATATGAGGTAATGAAGTCATAA
- a CDS encoding Asp23/Gls24 family envelope stress response protein, which yields MSENNVLEMNQGNNSLGKVEIAPEVIEVIAGIAASEVDGVAQMRGNFASGVAERLGKKNHGKGVKVDLTDNGITIDVFCAMKFGISIPNVAQKVQDNIRQALLNMTALEIDEVNIHVVGVLFENQKQEQQYEQEM from the coding sequence ATGTCAGAGAATAACGTGTTAGAAATGAATCAAGGTAACAATAGCTTAGGTAAAGTTGAAATTGCACCAGAAGTGATTGAAGTTATCGCAGGAATTGCAGCTTCTGAAGTAGATGGCGTAGCACAGATGAGAGGAAATTTTGCATCTGGTGTAGCTGAAAGACTTGGTAAGAAGAATCACGGTAAAGGTGTAAAAGTAGATTTAACAGATAACGGTATTACAATTGATGTTTTCTGTGCAATGAAGTTTGGGATTTCTATTCCTAACGTTGCTCAAAAGGTTCAAGATAATATTCGTCAAGCACTGTTAAATATGACGGCACTAGAAATCGACGAAGTTAATATTCATGTTGTTGGTGTATTGTTTGAAAACCAAAAGCAAGAGCAGCAATACGAACAAGAAATGTAA
- the nusB gene encoding transcription antitermination factor NusB: protein MKRRTARERALQALFQIDLSDNDPREVITNVLMEGEESDPFLEQLVLGVVENKEEIDTILRANLEKWTLERVANVDRSLLRMAIFEMKYIEEIPVNVSMDEAIELAKTFGDDSSSRFINSILSKVKETL, encoded by the coding sequence ATGAAACGACGTACAGCAAGAGAAAGAGCACTACAGGCTCTATTTCAAATAGATTTAAGTGACAATGACCCAAGAGAAGTTATCACAAATGTGTTAATGGAAGGGGAAGAAAGCGATCCTTTTCTAGAGCAGCTTGTTTTAGGGGTAGTTGAAAACAAAGAAGAGATAGATACCATACTACGTGCTAACTTGGAGAAATGGACACTAGAGCGCGTAGCTAATGTAGATCGTTCCTTACTCCGCATGGCCATTTTTGAAATGAAATATATCGAGGAAATACCAGTAAACGTAAGCATGGACGAAGCAATCGAACTAGCAAAAACATTTGGGGATGACAGTTCAAGTCGCTTTATTAATAGTATCTTATCAAAAGTAAAAGAAACATTATAA
- the folD gene encoding bifunctional methylenetetrahydrofolate dehydrogenase/methenyltetrahydrofolate cyclohydrolase FolD: MTAQIISGKEVAAEIRGRISEDVLRLKETGIIPGLTVILVGDNPASRSYVTAKQKACNDTGIHSTLLEFPETMTETNLLNEITKLNNDPEVHGILVQLPLPKHINELAVIEHISPNKDVDGFHPINVGRMMTGQDAFLPCTPFGIVEMVKSKQIPIAGKHVVVIGRSNIVGKPVGQLFLKENATVTYCHSRTTNLKEITKQADILIVAVGKAHFIDGEYIKEGAVVIDVGVNRLDTGKLVGDVLFEDASHVAGYITPVPGGVGPMTITMLLYNTILSAKTSSEQMSNI, encoded by the coding sequence ATGACAGCTCAAATTATTAGTGGTAAAGAGGTTGCAGCAGAAATAAGAGGTAGAATTTCAGAAGACGTACTACGTTTAAAAGAAACAGGAATCATACCAGGATTAACTGTAATTTTAGTAGGAGATAACCCCGCATCTAGATCATATGTTACAGCAAAACAAAAAGCTTGTAATGACACAGGAATACATTCCACATTACTCGAATTTCCAGAAACCATGACTGAAACGAATTTACTAAACGAAATAACAAAGCTGAACAATGATCCAGAAGTGCACGGAATTCTTGTACAATTACCTTTACCAAAACACATTAATGAATTGGCTGTTATCGAGCATATTTCACCTAATAAAGATGTAGATGGATTTCACCCAATAAATGTAGGCAGAATGATGACAGGTCAAGACGCGTTTCTACCTTGTACACCATTTGGAATTGTAGAAATGGTTAAATCAAAACAAATACCGATTGCTGGAAAACATGTGGTCGTTATTGGTAGAAGTAATATAGTTGGTAAGCCAGTAGGACAACTTTTCTTAAAGGAAAATGCTACTGTTACTTATTGTCATTCAAGAACAACGAATCTCAAAGAAATCACAAAACAAGCGGATATTCTTATTGTAGCAGTAGGTAAAGCCCACTTTATCGATGGTGAATATATAAAAGAAGGTGCAGTGGTAATTGATGTAGGCGTTAATCGTCTCGATACAGGAAAACTTGTTGGCGATGTGTTATTTGAAGATGCAAGTCATGTTGCCGGGTACATTACACCTGTCCCAGGTGGGGTTGGTCCAATGACAATTACAATGCTACTTTACAATACAATTTTATCAGCAAAAACAAGTTCAGAGCAAATGAGTAATATATAG